Below is a genomic region from Brassica rapa cultivar Chiifu-401-42 chromosome A08, CAAS_Brap_v3.01, whole genome shotgun sequence.
AGGAACAAAATCAGTCTCAGGAACCGATTATAACCGGGAGTGGTGATCAGTCTCAGAATAACGTAGATCCTGAGAATCAGGAACATGATCCGTCTCAGAGTTTAAATAGCGGAGATCTTTTTAATGACTGGAACGAAATGAATAAGTCTCGTTCTCCTGGTCACAAAGAGCTAACGAATGTAGGCGGGAGTGGTGATACTCTCATTCAACAAGAGCACGAGGATGATGAGAGCAATGGGGGCCAAGAAGAGGACAGGAACGAAATGAATAAAGAGAACGAAGAGCACTCTGATAAAGAGAACGAAGAAGAGGAAAGAGAAGCAAAAGAGCTTCGAAGAAGTAATCACCTGAGAAAATCACCTAATAATTATTCTCCCAGCCTCATTAAGCCTAATAAGTAATCATAACTGTTCTtgatactttaattttttttgagttttctaTCAagtaatacaattttatgattgaAGCAGGAAAAAGGAGAAGGAAAAATGCAGGAAAAAAGAGAAGGACATAAGAGCACCTTTATCCCAGTTGTTTAGGGGGTGATTATCAACTGTTGTCCCACAAAAATAATAAGCATCGCAGCTTCTTACTCTAAATTAAGCGCCTTGTTCTTTTATTGCTTGCACTGTTTCGCGGGTCTCACTGACACGGGACGGTCCACGATtggtttgtttttaattttttttttttaatcagataaaaaactttaaaaaaaaaattaagcaccCAAATGAGGTGCTAGGGTTAATGGTGCTCTTAGTCGATGGTTCTCAGCAAATCACCAAACTCTTCTATTTTAAACATTGATTTTCATTAATCACCATTAaattaaagacaaaaaaaaaacattttataatgtTATTCTACATGAAATGGGCCAAGGAAAAAGGCCCAATTTAAAATTAGAGAAGGGAAAGAGGTCCAGGAAAATCCAATTAACTTATCCGGATCGTTAAATCCAACGGTCAAGATTCACTCAGGTAACGTTAAAAGCAccctctctctcactctctagGAGATAAACCTACTTCTTGCTTCAGCTGCTCCCGTGTTTCTTATCCGTGGTACTCtacttctcctcttcttcttcttcgctttACTTCTCTGTTAGTCTCGTACTCTCTTAACACATCTGAGCCTCTGCGTTTTCACCGGCTCCGTTCATGCTTCTGTGTCTATGTTTGGTGTTGTTATGTTGGATAAGATTTTGCTCTAAGCTTTTTAATATCCATTTCTATCAAGATTTTGGGTACTCTTGTTCATAATTGAATGGTTCTTTCCTTAGATTTTCAGTGGTGTGTTGTTCTTAGTGAGctctacttaaaaaaaaaatgtgtcgCCTTTCTTCTATTTTCTCTGATTTTCTTATGTGAATTTTCATTAGTTTAGTAGTTTCTTTGGTTTATTTTGattagcattttttttttgtatatatcttAGAGATGTTATCTGATTGTTGGATTGTCtgtgtttgaagtgaaacgATGGCATCAACCTTTACTGCAACGTCTTCCATTGGCTCCATGGTTGCTCCAAATGCCCACAAAACGGATAAGAAGCTTATGAACAAGTTGTCTTCAAGCTCTTTCGGGAGGAGGCAGAACGTGTTCCCCAAGCTCAGAAGATCCAGTCCTGCAGTTGTATGTGCAGCCAAGGAGTTGCATTTCAACAAAGACGGGACTACCATCAGGAAGCTTCAAGTGagtaccttttttttttactaacggAAACTGTGTGCCCCTAAACTTTACTGCTGCCGCTAACTATTTGTGATTCATTGTTGAACCAGGCTGGTGTCAACAAGCTTGCAGACCTAGTTGGTGTTACACTTGGACCTAAAGGGCGAAATGTTGTTCTAGAGAGCAAGTATGGATCGCCAAGAATTGTTAATGATGGTGTGACTGTTGCTAGGGAGGTATGGAATCGTTCACCCTCTGATAAtgatgtttatttattttttattgaaaagacTCTTTTAACTTAGAACTTGCTGCTGTAGGTTGAATTGGAAGACCCTGTTGAGAACATTGGTGCTAAACTTGTTAGGCAAGCAGCTGCCAAGACCAATGACCTGGCCGGTGATGGTACCACAACATCTGTGGTTCTTGCACAAGGTTTTATTGCTGAGGGTGTCAAGGTATGTCtaatcttctttttctttcagcTTTTTGAGATGAAACTCAAAAAGAATGGTGATCTTAATCTCTAAATTTGTTTGTCATTCAGGTGGTGGCTGCTGGTGCAAACCCTGTATTGATCACTAGAGGCATTGAGAAGACAGCAAAGGCTTTGGTAGCCGAGCTCAAGAAAATGTCTAAAGAGGTTACAACTTTTTCTAAGAGTCTCTTTCTTTGAATATTTGACAAAAGATTCTGAAAGTAGTCATGTCTGATGTAGGTTGAAGACAGTGAGCTTGCGGATGTGGCAGCTGTTAGTGCGGGTAACAATGCAGAAATTGGAAGTATGATCGCTGAAGCAATGAGCAGAGTGGGCAGGAAGGGTGTGGTGACACTTGAGGAGGGTAAAAGTGCCGAGAACGCTCTCTACGTAGTGGAAGGAATGCAGTTTGATCGCGGTTATGTCTCTCCTTACTTTGTGACAGACAGTGAGAAAATGTCAGTGGAGTTCGACAATTGCAAGGTAACTGTTTCTAAATTCTGAGTCCACTCCATCATAGTCTTGCAGCTGTTAAATGTTCTCTAATGGATTTTTTATTGTGTTGCAGTTGCTTCTTGTTGACAAGAAAATTACCAACGCAAGGGATCTTGTTGGTGTTCTGGAGGATGCAATTAGAGGAGGATACCCAATTTTAATTATCGCAGAAGACATTGAGCAGGAGGCGTTAGCGACCCTTGTTGTTAATAAGCTTAGAGGCACACTGAAGATTGCAGCTCTCAAAGCACCAGGATTTGGAGAGCGCAAGAGCCAATACCTTGATGATATTGCCATCCTCACTGGAGGTAATATCAATGTGCAGTGCTGAGCCATGTGTTTAGGCACAATCATTGTGGTTTTAATCTTGTCCTTGTTTTCTATCTGTGCTTGCAGCAACTGTGATTCGTGAGGAAGTTGGTCTTTCACTTGACAAAGCTGGAAAAGAGGTTCTTGGACATGCCGCAAAGGTGGTCCTCACTAAGGAGACTTCGACCATTGTGGGTGATGGGAGCACACAAGACGCAGTGCAAAAGCGTGTTACACAAATTAAGAACCTTATTGAGGTACCAGCTTGTAGTAGACTTATATGATCTCTACTTACTTTTTATTTTCCAAACCGTACTTAAGATTAGTATGCTACTTGGTTTGTGCAGCAAGCAGAGCAAGACTATGAGAAGGAAAAACTGAATGAGAGAATTGCAAAGCTCTCTGGTGGAGTTGCTGTGATTCAGGTTACTTACAAAACTCTTTAATAGTATTTAATATAAGAAGAGAATATGTTGGagagagatattaagtaaaaacTCTTACGTATTGGTTAAAGGTCGGAGCACAAACTGAGACAGAACTCAAAGAGAAGAAACTGAGAGTTGAAGATGCTCTTAATGCTACAAAGGTGATATGTTTTTTTCTGAGCTTGTACTCGTGAACTATACTGATCAGGATTTCTATTCTGCAGGCTGCTGTTGAGGAAGGAATTGTCGTTGGTGGTGGTTGTACTCTGCTTCGTCTTGCTTCCAAGGTGGATGCCATTAAAGCCGCCCTTGACAATGATGAAGAAAAGGTACAAAATCGATCAAGACTTCAGTTTATAGTTCCTAAGCCTTCAGGTCTTCTAACTTCTCTTACTTCAGGTTGGAGCGGATATCGTGAAAAGAGCACTGAGTTACCCTCTGAAACTGATTGCCAAGAACGCAGGAGTCAACGGAAGTGTAGTCAGCGAGAAGGTAGTTTAACAGAAAACCTTTACACACTTTTTGCTCTTGATTTACATCAGATGCTTGAAGAGCTGTCTTTTTATTTACTGGCAGGTGCTTTCTAACGATAATGTGAAGTTCGGTTACAATGCTGCAACCGGCAAGTACGAGGATCTAATGGCTGCAGGAATCATCGATCCAACTAAGGTCAGTTGTTTGCTTGCATACATAAACTGTCTTTGGCTTGCTAACAGATCCATGAACCTGAGTATGttttatttgggtttaggttGTGAGATGTTGCTTGGAACACGCAGCTTCGGTTGCAAAGACATTCTTGATGTCTGACTGTGTCGTTGTTGAGATCAAGGAGCCTGAGCCAGTTCCCGTAGGCAACCCAATGGACAACTCAGGTTTGTTCAGACATTCAGATATTTTTACTCTCCTGTGAAGATCCACCAAAAACATTCATGTCTCATCACTGATTCTGTGTTACTTCTCTCTTGTTTCAGGTTATGGATACTGAGAAGATGCAGGAATAAAGTAACTCTGCCGGAAATTGATTCCTTCTAGCTTGTGTAATAGAGCTGTGTACTGAAATTTTGAACCAATCCTATGAATAAATGATTCCTTAGTAATTCAAAGTTACAAACCATTATGCTATATATCACGTTTGAAAATTTACTTTCATTTCATATGAAAATCAATACAAATTGACTGGAAAATAAATACAACTCCTCTGAGTATATCACATCAAGCCAAGAAGAGACATAAAACTTTAGGTGGTGAACTACTTCTTGTTAAACCCAAACAAGGACTTGATTGGCGTTAATGGCACAAGATTCATCAAACTGCTTCATGAGTGTGATAAGCGTTGAGTACTATTCTTATTGCTCATCGAACGGCTACAATCTCAAGTCGACAAACGATGCCTTGAGCCATCAAATCCAGAGAACAAGCTCTCAGAATCAGCCTTCTTGAAGAGATGAACTCAACAAGCCTATTGATCGAGTCTAACCAAAACCGATCAACCACAAAAATAAAGGTAACACTTCTATTTATATTCTTTCACTCATCCTCAGCTCTCTAACTGCCATCTCCTCTTGCCAGCTCAGCAACTCACAGCCACATCAGCTCTCCTGATGTTTTCCAGGTCTGGCACAGTGAGCTTCGTCCTTTTGCTTTCGTATATAAATTCGCATCTCCCTTCCACTTGGATCCGTTTAATACATAGCAATCTTGTTTTCACTCGAAGTGATATGACAAACTATGCAACATGAGCCAAAGTGTGATTGGCTTTGTCTCATGATTCCTATGTTGCAAACAAACAACTACTCAGGAAAAGATAAATCAAACTTGCTGTTACTTAAAGCCAACTTTGATAACATTTGCTTCAAGCTTGACATGACACATAAGTAGAAAACTTAGACATGGAAAGTGCCAACACAATCATACACACAAAGTCTTATTGTTATAAATGAAAAAGGGCTGCTTCAAAGACAAGAACCTGTTCCAGACTGATATAAAAGTTGTAATGTAGACATTTGGTTTACATAGTGCATGTTAAACTCATCTGCATAAGTAGACATCAACATACATAGTGATTGCTAGATTTGTAACATACTCCATTAAAACGGTTTGAAGAAACGAATGAAGTTAAAGATCTATACTTTTATATAAGCAGAGCATTttcaagagaagaagaaaagaatgcTTCAGTATGTACACAAATGCAGATTCTCTCTGTATATGGGATTACAATGCCTGGAGCCACCAGCTTTGTCCTTTGTCCTTTGTCCTTGGATCCTCCAGCAAAACTAAAATGGACAAATCAAAGGATAACACAGACACAGTTTTTCTCCCCATCAGAGTCAATATCATCTTCTCCACTGCAAGAAAAATGAGATAAACCACATCATTCCAAAAGAGTAAAGAA
It encodes:
- the LOC103832584 gene encoding ruBisCO large subunit-binding protein subunit beta, chloroplastic; this translates as MASTFTATSSIGSMVAPNAHKTDKKLMNKLSSSSFGRRQNVFPKLRRSSPAVVCAAKELHFNKDGTTIRKLQAGVNKLADLVGVTLGPKGRNVVLESKYGSPRIVNDGVTVAREVELEDPVENIGAKLVRQAAAKTNDLAGDGTTTSVVLAQGFIAEGVKVVAAGANPVLITRGIEKTAKALVAELKKMSKEVEDSELADVAAVSAGNNAEIGSMIAEAMSRVGRKGVVTLEEGKSAENALYVVEGMQFDRGYVSPYFVTDSEKMSVEFDNCKLLLVDKKITNARDLVGVLEDAIRGGYPILIIAEDIEQEALATLVVNKLRGTLKIAALKAPGFGERKSQYLDDIAILTGATVIREEVGLSLDKAGKEVLGHAAKVVLTKETSTIVGDGSTQDAVQKRVTQIKNLIEQAEQDYEKEKLNERIAKLSGGVAVIQVGAQTETELKEKKLRVEDALNATKAAVEEGIVVGGGCTLLRLASKVDAIKAALDNDEEKVGADIVKRALSYPLKLIAKNAGVNGSVVSEKVLSNDNVKFGYNAATGKYEDLMAAGIIDPTKVVRCCLEHAASVAKTFLMSDCVVVEIKEPEPVPVGNPMDNSGYGY